TCAGTCATCACCGTcattcacttttatttaaatcaagCGATTCACTGTCCCTCTAAAAATGAACTGAATAGCCACACGTAACGATTTCAGACAATAGTTCAGATCGAGGACTGTGCCGTCCACTTGGAAAATCCAGCCGACAAATCTTCACCCCCAAAAACATTCACTTACGACAGTTCGTACGATAGTAATTCGTCCACTGAAGCCATCTACAATGACATTTGCTACTCATTAGTTGAGGTAAGGTTAAGCCGAGAATTGATGATAGGAGGCGTTGTGTTGATCGTTGCGGGTAGGCTACTTCGGTTACAACAGAAATTTAAGATTCTGTGGGATCAGTACAGTGCCTCCTAGTACAGGAAAATCACATGTTTAGTGTGAGAGAAGTGAAACGTGTGGCTGCTATGCTATGTTTCCCTGCATTTACAAACCGTTTTGATTGATTCTAGAATGTTCTGGAAGGTTACAACGGCACAATATTCGCATATGGCCAAACTGGTTGTGGAAAATCACACACGATGCAAGGACCTGAAATAGCGCTCGACAACAAAGATAAACGAGTGCTGGCGCAGCGTGGTTTAATTTCACGTTCGTTCGATCACATTTTCGAAGCGATTTCGGTCAGCACCGGTGTCCAATATCTTGCTCTAGTCAGTTACCTGGAAATatacaacgaaaatattcgCGACCTTCTCAATCCGAACGAGAACAGTGCGAATTTGGTGCTGAAAGAACAGCCGGGCGAAGGTGTCTGTGTACAAAATCTGTCAACGCATGCCGTGCACAATGCAACGGACTGCGAACGATTGCTGGCTATTGGCACAAAGAACCGGATAGTCGGTGCAACACTCATGAATGCGACCAGTTCGCGTTCCCATTCGATATTTACGATAAGCTTGGAACAGATCTCAACGAATGTCGACAATGATAGACAAATGGGCGGCGACGCTGTGTCTATTAAGaagggaaaattgaatttggttGATTTGGCCGGATCGGAAAGACAAAATAAGACTGGGGCGACCGGTGATCGGTTAAAAGAGGCAACTAAAATCAATTTGTCATTGTCGGCGTTGGGTAACGTTATATCGGCGTTGGTTGATGGAAAGACGAAACATGTGCCATATCGAGATTCGAAATTGACGAGACTGTTACAGGTAAGTGAGACGTGAGGCTACGATAAAAGAGTTGTGTATGTACACGTCTTACTGGTAGAACTAGTAAAATTGTAGTTAGAGCTCCTCTGCGAACTTCGTGGAAAGCTTTCAAATCTTTGTCCAATCCTATGAATTCTTGAATTCCAAGAACGCCTTCGAAGAGATTCACAATTCCTTGCCTTGGAAAAGACACAGGTCTCTAGTTTAAAAGTTTGCAACCACCAAGAAGAGCTTTTATTCGACAGAACAGCTTTCACTCAACAGAAGAGCTTTCACTCGACAGAAGAGCTTTCACTCGACAGAAGAGCTTTCATTCGCCAAGGAAGCTTTTATTCGACAGAAGAGCTTTACTCGACAGAAGAGCTTTCACTCAACAGAAGCGCTTACATTTGACAGAATAGAATTCACTCAACAGAAGCGCTTTCATTCAACAGAAGCGCTTTCACTCAACAGAAGCGCTTTCACTCAACAGAAGCGCTTTCACTCAACAGAAGTGCTTTCATTCAACAGAAACGCTTTCACTCAACAGAAGCGCTTTCACTCAACAGAAGCGCTTTCACTCAACAGAAGCGCTTTCACTCAACAGAAGCGCTTTCACTCAACAAAAGCGCTTTCACTCAACAGAAGCGCTTTCACTCAACAGAAGCGCTTTCACTCAACAGAAGAGTTTGCACTTTACGGAAAAGCTTTCATTCGACAGAAGTGTTTCCATCAATGGAAGAGCTTCCATCAATGGAAGAGCTTCCATCAATGGAAGAGCTTCCATCAATGGAAGAGCTTCCATCAATGGAAGAGCTTCCATCAATGGAAGAGCTTCCATCAATGGAAGAGCTTCCATCAATGGAAGAGCTTCCATCAATGGAAGAGCTTCCATCAATGGAAGAGCTTCCATCAATGGAAGAGCTTCCATCAATGGAAGAGCTTCCATCAATGGAAGAGCTTCCATCAATGGAAGAGCTTCCATCAATGGAAGAGCTTCCATCAATGGAAGAGCTTCCATCAATGGAAGAGCTTCCATCAATGGAAGAGCTTCCATCAATGGAAGAGCTTCCATCAATGGAAGAGCTTCCATCAATGGAAGAGCTTCCATCAATGGAAGAGCTTCCATCAATGGAAGAGCTTCCATCAATGGAAGAGCTTCCATCAATGGAAGAGCTTCCATCAATGGAAGAGCTTCCATCAATGGAAGAGCTTCCATCAATGGAAGAGCTTCCATCAATGGAAGAGCTTTTCCTCAATGGAAGAGCTTCCATCAATGGAAGAGCTTTTCCTCAATGGAAGAGCTTTTCCTCAATGGAAGAGCTTTTCCTCAATGGAATAGCTTTTTCTCAATGGAAAAGCATTCCCTCAATAGATAGCTTTGACTCAACAGGAAGAGCTTTCTGTCACAGAAACTCCCAGAAAGTAGTAGACTTCCTAAGCAGGTTAAAAATATCTTACTATTCCAGGACTCATTGGGCGGTAATACGAAAACGTTGATGATTGCCTGCATATCACCTGCTGCATACAATTACGACGAAACCCTTTCCACACTTCGGTACGCGAGTCGtgcaaaaaatattcacaACAAACCGAAAATCAACGAAGATCCCAAAGACGCTATTCTGCGAGAATACCAGCAAGAGATTATGAAACTGAAACAAATGCTGAATGGCGGATACAGTGTGAATGAGGGCAATGTGTCCAGCGAATGGTTGAATGAGGAGAAAATGAAACTGAAGACCATGTATGATGCTGAGACGGAGCGACTGAAACGAGAACATGAAATGCAGCGAAAGGAAAAAGAAGATCTGGTTCGAGGTAAGAAGTAATTGGGAGTGAGGTACATGCATGTACGATTGCATGAAACTATgatctgggcccataacctgttggaattcgaatcacaattttttctttagacATGGAGCAGCTTAAACTGCACTACGAAAACCAATTGACGTCCCTAAGTCAAAAGGTTGCCGAGCCGAACAACAACAGTGAGCACTTCAACAATCGCAATTTGGTGGACTCAATACACAATCACGAAAAGGAGACAATCAATATCAAAGGTGATCTGATTGGCGGAGAACGGGCCAACGATGTACAATTGAAGGAAAAGCATAAACGGAAAAAGCAGGCGGCTGAGAAACGAATGAGGTAAAATccaattacacaaaaaaatgacgTTCGCCTCTCATGGATCGGTTTTAGTGCGCTGGCAAATGCTTTAAATCGGATAGGACAGACTGAAGACCGAGATATTCTTCAGGGTCACTACAGCAGTATTCAACAGGAACTACAGGTTAAAACGGACGCATTGAAGTCCCAACGACAAAAGGTAAAACGCTCCGTCCGAGAAGATGCAGAAATAAATAGACTGAGCATGTCTGTCCCTTTGCCATAAGGTTCGTGCCTTGGAACGGGAAGTATCCGACCTACAATCCGAATTTCAATTAGACCGGGCCGACTATCTGGAAACCATTCGACGCAtggataaaaatatgaaattctaCCAGCAACTGATCGATAAGGCACTTCCGTTACTGCGTCGCGACGGAAGATTTTGGGATGTCGATGCCATCAAAGCCGATGCGGTGTGGAATGACGATTTGGGAAAGTGGAAATTACCCGAAAATTCGATGATAAAGTTGAAACTTCCGCCAGCTGGTAAGATCATTCATTCCGGatctaagagtaattatacctagagaggaaatttcgaacaaaattacgtaaaatatgtggtcccaacatgaaatacgaaatgtttatttgtatgtgtgtttgccctcttaattaagagggcaaattg
The sequence above is a segment of the Bradysia coprophila strain Holo2 unplaced genomic scaffold, BU_Bcop_v1 contig_70, whole genome shotgun sequence genome. Coding sequences within it:
- the LOC119083864 gene encoding kinesin-like protein KIF17 isoform X4, with protein sequence MAENVKVIVRCRPMNKKECDMKCKTIVQIEDCAVHLENPADKSSPPKTFTYDSSYDSNSSTEAIYNDICYSLVENVLEGYNGTIFAYGQTGCGKSHTMQGPEIALDNKDKRVLAQRGLISRSFDHIFEAISVSTGVQYLALVSYLEIYNENIRDLLNPNENSANLVLKEQPGEGVCVQNLSTHAVHNATDCERLLAIGTKNRIVGATLMNATSSRSHSIFTISLEQISTNVDNDRQMGGDAVSIKKGKLNLVDLAGSERQNKTGATGDRLKEATKINLSLSALGNVISALVDGKTKHVPYRDSKLTRLLQDSLGGNTKTLMIACISPAAYNYDETLSTLRYASRAKNIHNKPKINEDPKDAILREYQQEIMKLKQMLNGGYSVNEGNVSSEWLNEEKMKLKTMYDAETERLKREHEMQRKEKEDLVRDMEQLKLHYENQLTSLSQKVAEPNNNSEHFNNRNLVDSIHNHEKETINIKGDLIGGERANDVQLKEKHKRKKQAAEKRMSALANALNRIGQTEDRDILQGHYSSIQQELQVKTDALKSQRQKVRALEREVSDLQSEFQLDRADYLETIRRMDKNMKFYQQLIDKALPLLRRDGRFWDVDAIKADAVWNDDLGKWKLPENSMIKLKLPPAGNANWATPVTNRALISQPFLPTPTSQRQSGQLPLSKTWCGPPTQSLLISANRDSLVHDQWIPNNDDSQLISENLSQQKHRPQAATAGRSRNLSMVLNDVEDDQSTVS
- the LOC119083864 gene encoding osmotic avoidance abnormal protein 3 isoform X2 translates to MAENVKVIVRCRPMNKKECDMKCKTIVQIEDCAVHLENPADKSSPPKTFTYDSSYDSNSSTEAIYNDICYSLVENVLEGYNGTIFAYGQTGCGKSHTMQGPEIALDNKDKRVLAQRGLISRSFDHIFEAISVSTGVQYLALVSYLEIYNENIRDLLNPNENSANLVLKEQPGEGVCVQNLSTHAVHNATDCERLLAIGTKNRIVGATLMNATSSRSHSIFTISLEQISTNVDNDRQMGGDAVSIKKGKLNLVDLAGSERQNKTGATGDRLKEATKINLSLSALGNVISALVDGKTKHVPYRDSKLTRLLQDSLGGNTKTLMIACISPAAYNYDETLSTLRYASRAKNIHNKPKINEDPKDAILREYQQEIMKLKQMLNGGYSVNEGNVSSEWLNEEKMKLKTMYDAETERLKREHEMQRKEKEDLVRDMEQLKLHYENQLTSLSQKVAEPNNNSEHFNNRNLVDSIHNHEKETINIKGDLIGGERANDVQLKEKHKRKKQAAEKRMSALANALNRIGQTEDRDILQGHYSSIQQELQVKTDALKSQRQKVRALEREVSDLQSEFQLDRADYLETIRRMDKNMKFYQQLIDKALPLLRRDGRFWDVDAIKADAVWNDDLGKWKLPENSMIKLKLPPAESTMPQPPTSAPAASTNSSTFHPIKKMQRQVSQSLIGEEKLQRSDGKDIAVSYFRPRRAVELIQQSRVINNWKGNANWATPVTNRALISQPFLPTPTSQRQSGQLPLSKTWCGPPTQSLLISANRDSLVHDQWIPNNDDSQLISENLSQQKHRPQAATAGRSRNLSMVLNDVEDDQSTVS
- the LOC119083864 gene encoding osmotic avoidance abnormal protein 3 isoform X3 produces the protein MAENVKVIVRCRPMNKKECDMKCKTIVQIEDCAVHLENPADKSSPPKTFTYDSSYDSNSSTEAIYNDICYSLVENVLEGYNGTIFAYGQTGCGKSHTMQGPEIALDNKDKRVLAQRGLISRSFDHIFEAISVSTGVQYLALVSYLEIYNENIRDLLNPNENSANLVLKEQPGEGVCVQNLSTHAVHNATDCERLLAIGTKNRIVGATLMNATSSRSHSIFTISLEQISTNVDNDRQMGGDAVSIKKGKLNLVDLAGSERQNKTGATGDRLKEATKINLSLSALGNVISALVDGKTKHVPYRDSKLTRLLQDSLGGNTKTLMIACISPAAYNYDETLSTLRYASRAKNIHNKPKINEDPKDAILREYQQEIMKLKQMLNGGYSVNEGNVSSEWLNEEKMKLKTMYDAETERLKREHEMQRKEKEDLVRDMEQLKLHYENQLTSLSQKVAEPNNNSEHFNNRNLVDSIHNHEKETINIKGDLIGGERANDVQLKEKHKRKKQAAEKRMSALANALNRIGQTEDRDILQGHYSSIQQELQVKTDALKSQRQKVRALEREVSDLQSEFQLDRADYLETIRRMDKNMKFYQQLIDKALPLLRRDGRFWDVDAIKADAVWNDDLGKWKLPENSMIKLKLPPAVDPKQQNGREKSSSLTAPGRLERSSSQSFKHSSHANVSSTTVENGGDGPNEECDSNLLIKKLQRSDGKDIAVSYFRPRRAVELIQQSRVINNWKGNANWATPVTNRALISQPFLPTPTSQRQSGQLPLSKTWCGPPTQSLLISANRDSLVHDQWIPNNVFKCP
- the LOC119083864 gene encoding osmotic avoidance abnormal protein 3 isoform X1; amino-acid sequence: MAENVKVIVRCRPMNKKECDMKCKTIVQIEDCAVHLENPADKSSPPKTFTYDSSYDSNSSTEAIYNDICYSLVENVLEGYNGTIFAYGQTGCGKSHTMQGPEIALDNKDKRVLAQRGLISRSFDHIFEAISVSTGVQYLALVSYLEIYNENIRDLLNPNENSANLVLKEQPGEGVCVQNLSTHAVHNATDCERLLAIGTKNRIVGATLMNATSSRSHSIFTISLEQISTNVDNDRQMGGDAVSIKKGKLNLVDLAGSERQNKTGATGDRLKEATKINLSLSALGNVISALVDGKTKHVPYRDSKLTRLLQDSLGGNTKTLMIACISPAAYNYDETLSTLRYASRAKNIHNKPKINEDPKDAILREYQQEIMKLKQMLNGGYSVNEGNVSSEWLNEEKMKLKTMYDAETERLKREHEMQRKEKEDLVRDMEQLKLHYENQLTSLSQKVAEPNNNSEHFNNRNLVDSIHNHEKETINIKGDLIGGERANDVQLKEKHKRKKQAAEKRMSALANALNRIGQTEDRDILQGHYSSIQQELQVKTDALKSQRQKVRALEREVSDLQSEFQLDRADYLETIRRMDKNMKFYQQLIDKALPLLRRDGRFWDVDAIKADAVWNDDLGKWKLPENSMIKLKLPPAVDPKQQNGREKSSSLTAPGRLERSSSQSFKHSSHANVSSTTVENGGDGPNEECDSNLLIKKLQRSDGKDIAVSYFRPRRAVELIQQSRVINNWKGNANWATPVTNRALISQPFLPTPTSQRQSGQLPLSKTWCGPPTQSLLISANRDSLVHDQWIPNNDDSQLISENLSQQKHRPQAATAGRSRNLSMVLNDVEDDQSTVS